A portion of the Chondrinema litorale genome contains these proteins:
- a CDS encoding cysteine desulfurase family protein — MKVYLDNAATTSIDKRVLEEMLPFLENNFGNPSSTHSHGRVIKAAIEKSRKKVAELLHATPAEIIFTSGGTESDNTAIRSNVNTGKVKHIISSKLEHHAVLHTVEELERKGVVKATYIDFDDKGNLDLIQLEELLKDSKDVMVSLMHGNNEIGNILDIEKVSELCKEYGVIFHSDTVQTVGHFDINLSTLPINYIAASAHKFHGPKGVGILYMKKDSRTVPFITGGGQEREMRGGTENVYGIVGFAKALELALSDLENHRKHIESLKWRMIQQLQENIQGVEFHGNSGDVDNSLYTVLNVCLPESPANGMMLFNLDLASISASGGSACSSGALAGSHVINALRKGKNSEKGVIRFSFSKYNTTEEIDYTVSKLKEVLDSSKVVG, encoded by the coding sequence ATGAAAGTATATTTAGATAATGCTGCAACTACTAGTATAGATAAGAGAGTTCTTGAAGAGATGCTCCCTTTTTTGGAGAATAATTTTGGAAACCCTTCATCTACACATTCGCATGGCAGGGTAATCAAAGCTGCAATTGAGAAATCGAGAAAAAAAGTAGCTGAACTGCTTCATGCAACTCCTGCCGAAATCATATTTACATCAGGTGGAACAGAGTCGGATAATACTGCGATTAGAAGTAATGTAAATACAGGAAAAGTAAAACATATTATCTCTAGTAAATTAGAGCACCATGCTGTATTGCATACAGTGGAAGAGTTGGAACGCAAAGGGGTTGTTAAAGCAACTTATATTGATTTTGATGATAAAGGAAATTTAGATCTAATTCAACTTGAAGAGTTATTGAAAGACTCTAAAGATGTGATGGTATCTTTAATGCATGGGAATAATGAGATAGGAAATATTTTAGATATTGAAAAGGTTTCTGAACTTTGTAAAGAATACGGAGTCATTTTCCATTCAGACACGGTACAAACTGTGGGGCATTTTGATATAAATCTTTCAACACTTCCGATAAACTATATTGCAGCATCAGCACACAAATTTCATGGGCCTAAAGGTGTTGGTATCTTATATATGAAAAAAGATTCTCGAACTGTTCCTTTCATTACAGGAGGCGGCCAAGAAAGAGAAATGCGTGGGGGAACTGAGAATGTTTATGGAATTGTAGGTTTTGCTAAAGCATTAGAGTTGGCATTATCTGATTTAGAAAATCATAGAAAACATATTGAGTCTTTAAAGTGGAGAATGATTCAACAACTTCAAGAGAATATTCAAGGTGTTGAGTTTCATGGAAACTCTGGAGATGTTGATAATAGTTTATATACAGTATTAAATGTTTGTTTACCAGAATCTCCAGCGAATGGTATGATGTTATTTAATCTTGACTTAGCTAGTATTTCTGCCTCAGGAGGGAGTGCGTGTTCAAGTGGAGCATTAGCTGGTTCTCATGTGATTAATGCTTTGAGAAAGGGTAAAAATAGTGAAAAAGGAGTTATCCGATTCTCATTCAGTAAATATAATACAACAGAAGAAATTGACTACACAGTTTCTAAGCTAAAAGAGGTTTTAGATAGCTCGAAAGTAGTCGGATAA
- the rplP gene encoding 50S ribosomal protein L16, protein MLQPKRTKYRKQQKGRVRGLAHRGSEIAFGSFGIKSLEIGWITSRQIEAARIAITRAMKREGQVWIRIFPDKPITKKPAEVRMGKGKGSPEYWVAPVRPGTILFESDGIGYELAKESLRLAAQKLPVKTKMVVRRDYQF, encoded by the coding sequence ATGTTACAGCCTAAAAGAACGAAATATAGAAAGCAGCAGAAAGGCAGAGTGAGAGGATTGGCTCATAGAGGTAGTGAGATTGCTTTTGGTAGCTTCGGTATCAAATCGCTTGAAATTGGATGGATTACTTCTAGACAAATTGAAGCAGCTAGGATTGCAATTACTCGTGCAATGAAAAGGGAAGGTCAGGTTTGGATTAGAATCTTTCCTGACAAGCCTATCACGAAGAAGCCGGCAGAGGTGAGGATGGGTAAAGGTAAGGGTTCTCCAGAGTATTGGGTGGCTCCTGTTAGACCTGGAACTATTCTTTTCGAATCTGATGGTATCGGTTACGAATTGGCAAAAGAATCTTTAAGGTTAGCTGCTCAAAAGCTTCCGGTTAAGACTAAAATGGTTGTGAGAAGAGATTATCAATTTTAA
- the rpmC gene encoding 50S ribosomal protein L29 — MKSSEIKALSVEELKDKISSSEKALQSLKFGNAISPIENPMQIRDVRRLVARLKTELHARDLEALKGKAGSGDLTNLNAKAFMADNKFDSTINLAKVKKVIKVAGK; from the coding sequence ATGAAAAGTTCTGAAATTAAAGCTCTTTCAGTAGAGGAGTTAAAAGACAAGATTTCGTCTTCAGAGAAAGCGTTACAATCATTAAAATTCGGTAATGCTATTTCTCCAATAGAAAATCCAATGCAAATCAGAGATGTTAGAAGGCTAGTGGCGAGATTAAAGACTGAATTGCATGCAAGAGATTTAGAGGCTTTGAAAGGTAAAGCGGGTTCTGGAGATTTGACGAATCTTAATGCAAAGGCATTTATGGCTGATAATAAATTTGATTCCACAATCAATTTGGCAAAAGTTAAGAAAGTAATAAAAGTTGCCGGTAAGTAA
- the rpsQ gene encoding 30S ribosomal protein S17, producing MERNSRKERIGIVTSNKMQSSIVVAVERKVKHPIYGKFMKKTTKFMAHDSQDDCNIGDRVRIMETRPLSKRKRWRLVEIIERAK from the coding sequence ATGGAAAGAAATTCTAGAAAAGAAAGAATCGGGATAGTGACTAGCAATAAAATGCAGTCGTCGATTGTGGTTGCCGTTGAGAGAAAAGTTAAGCATCCTATATATGGTAAGTTTATGAAGAAGACTACCAAGTTTATGGCGCATGATTCTCAGGATGATTGTAATATAGGCGACAGGGTGAGAATTATGGAGACAAGACCTTTGAGTAAGAGAAAAAGATGGAGGCTTGTTGAAATTATAGAAAGAGCCAAGTAA
- the rplN gene encoding 50S ribosomal protein L14, whose protein sequence is MIQQESRLNVADNSGAKEVLCIRVLGGTGKRYASVGDKIVVTVKSAISSSNLKKGTISKAVVVRTKKEVRRKDGSYIRFEDNAAVLLNNNNEPRGTRIFGPVARELREKQFMKIVSLAPEVL, encoded by the coding sequence ATGATACAGCAAGAATCAAGATTAAATGTTGCCGATAATAGTGGTGCTAAGGAAGTGCTTTGTATTAGAGTACTCGGCGGGACTGGTAAAAGATACGCATCAGTTGGTGATAAAATCGTCGTGACTGTGAAGTCTGCAATTTCTTCAAGTAATTTGAAGAAAGGTACAATTTCTAAAGCAGTAGTAGTGAGAACAAAAAAAGAGGTAAGAAGAAAAGACGGTTCTTACATTCGTTTTGAGGATAACGCTGCTGTATTGCTCAATAATAACAATGAGCCAAGAGGAACAAGGATTTTTGGTCCTGTTGCTAGAGAGTTAAGAGAAAAGCAATTTATGAAAATCGTTTCTTTGGCACCAGAAGTTCTTTAA
- the rplX gene encoding 50S ribosomal protein L24 — translation MEKGKVKKVKFHIKKGDKVEVISGNHKGKSGVVLEVLRAKNRAIVEGVNLVTKHIKPSAESPEGGVEKTEAGIHISNLMLVDPKTGEKTKVGRKLDSNGKLKRYSKKTEQFID, via the coding sequence ATGGAAAAAGGAAAAGTAAAAAAAGTGAAATTCCACATTAAGAAGGGAGATAAAGTAGAGGTGATTTCAGGTAATCACAAGGGTAAGAGTGGTGTGGTATTGGAAGTTCTAAGAGCGAAAAATAGAGCTATAGTTGAAGGAGTTAATTTGGTTACCAAGCACATTAAACCATCAGCTGAAAGTCCTGAAGGTGGAGTTGAAAAAACAGAAGCTGGTATTCATATAAGCAACTTAATGCTTGTTGATCCTAAAACTGGAGAGAAGACTAAAGTTGGTAGAAAGCTCGATAGTAACGGTAAGTTGAAAAGGTATTCTAAGAAAACAGAACAATTTATAGATTAA
- the rplE gene encoding 50S ribosomal protein L5: MAAPRLKKQYSEEIVSALKQKFNYKSVMQVPKLLKICVNKGIGEAVSDKKLIDIGVEELSIITGQKPVPTYAKKSVSNFKLREGMPIGARVTLRGDKMYEFLDRLVSISLPRVRDFKGISDKSFDGRGNYTLGVKEQIIFPEISIDKVKKISGMDVTFVTTAETDEECLELLKLFGMPFMNQKK, translated from the coding sequence ATGGCAGCTCCAAGATTAAAAAAGCAATATAGTGAAGAAATTGTTTCTGCATTGAAGCAGAAATTCAATTACAAGTCTGTAATGCAGGTGCCAAAATTGTTAAAAATTTGTGTTAACAAAGGTATCGGTGAAGCAGTTTCAGACAAGAAGTTAATTGATATTGGTGTAGAAGAATTAAGTATAATTACAGGTCAAAAACCTGTTCCTACTTATGCAAAGAAGTCAGTATCAAACTTTAAGTTGAGAGAGGGAATGCCAATTGGCGCAAGGGTTACCTTAAGAGGTGATAAAATGTATGAGTTTTTAGATAGACTTGTTTCGATATCACTACCAAGGGTAAGAGACTTTAAAGGAATAAGTGATAAGAGTTTTGATGGAAGAGGTAACTATACCTTAGGTGTAAAAGAACAAATCATTTTCCCTGAAATTTCAATTGACAAGGTTAAGAAAATTTCCGGAATGGATGTCACATTTGTTACTACTGCTGAAACAGATGAGGAATGTCTGGAATTACTTAAGCTGTTTGGGATGCCGTTTATGAATCAAAAGAAATAA
- the rpsN gene encoding 30S ribosomal protein S14: MARESVKARERKRQKLVAKYAAKREELKANGDYAALDKLPKNSSKVRLHNRCLLTGRPKGYMRRFGISRVVFRELASQGKIPGVKKASW; this comes from the coding sequence ATGGCCAGAGAATCAGTAAAAGCTAGAGAAAGAAAAAGACAAAAACTAGTAGCTAAATACGCAGCCAAAAGAGAGGAGCTTAAGGCAAATGGAGATTACGCTGCTTTAGATAAACTACCGAAAAATTCTTCAAAAGTTAGACTGCATAACAGATGTTTGTTAACTGGCAGACCTAAAGGTTATATGAGAAGATTTGGTATTTCTAGGGTTGTTTTTAGAGAATTAGCTTCTCAAGGTAAGATTCCAGGAGTTAAAAAAGCTAGCTGGTAA
- the rpsH gene encoding 30S ribosomal protein S8: protein MTDPIADYLTRLRNAIRANRRIVEIPASNLKKEITKVLFDKGFIQGYKFDDSTAQGTIKIALKYNPSTKLPAMVNIERISKPGLRKYAKASTLPRVLNGLGVAILSTSKGVITDKEARSLNVGGEVLCYVY from the coding sequence ATGACAGATCCGATAGCTGATTATTTGACCCGGTTGAGAAATGCAATTAGAGCTAACCGTAGGATTGTAGAAATACCCGCATCTAATCTTAAGAAAGAAATTACAAAAGTTCTTTTCGATAAAGGTTTTATTCAGGGATATAAGTTTGATGACTCTACAGCTCAGGGTACTATCAAAATAGCATTGAAATATAATCCATCAACCAAGCTGCCTGCAATGGTTAACATTGAAAGGATAAGTAAGCCAGGTCTTAGGAAGTATGCAAAAGCAAGCACTTTACCTAGAGTGTTGAATGGATTAGGCGTTGCAATTTTATCTACCTCTAAAGGGGTAATAACAGATAAAGAAGCCAGATCTTTAAATGTAGGTGGTGAAGTACTTTGCTATGTTTATTAA
- the rplF gene encoding 50S ribosomal protein L6, with amino-acid sequence MSRIGKAPISIPSGVTIKVEDSTVEVKGPKGTLTQAVSPDISVKVEDSQVVLERPSDQKKHKALHGLYRALINNMVVGVTEGYKKELELVGVGFKAVASGNILELNLGYSHNVYFAVPGELSVSAETAKGKNPIVRLEGVDKQLIGHVAAEIKKLRKVEPYKGKGIRFLGEQIRKKAGKSAAK; translated from the coding sequence ATGTCAAGAATTGGAAAAGCTCCTATAAGTATTCCGTCGGGAGTAACAATAAAAGTTGAAGATAGTACAGTGGAAGTTAAAGGTCCGAAAGGTACTTTAACTCAAGCCGTAAGTCCTGATATCTCTGTTAAAGTTGAAGATTCTCAGGTAGTACTTGAAAGACCATCTGATCAGAAAAAACATAAAGCTCTTCATGGCTTATACAGAGCTCTGATTAACAACATGGTTGTTGGAGTAACTGAAGGCTACAAGAAAGAGTTAGAATTGGTTGGTGTTGGTTTTAAGGCTGTAGCTTCAGGTAATATCCTTGAGTTAAATTTAGGATATTCACACAATGTTTACTTTGCTGTACCAGGCGAATTAAGTGTTTCTGCTGAAACAGCTAAAGGTAAAAATCCTATTGTAAGATTGGAAGGAGTAGATAAGCAATTAATTGGTCACGTAGCAGCAGAGATTAAGAAGCTTAGAAAGGTTGAACCTTACAAAGGAAAAGGTATCAGATTCTTAGGGGAACAGATTAGGAAAAAAGCTGGTAAGAGCGCAGCAAAATAA
- the rplR gene encoding 50S ribosomal protein L18 yields MATKKNIRRLKIKRRIRKNVSGTSERPRLSVFKSNSSIYVQLIDDVKAETLAFASSKEITSDKKSVNIGLSTEVGKLIATKAIDKGISEVVFDRNGSLYHGKVKALAEGAREGGLKF; encoded by the coding sequence ATGGCTACTAAAAAAAATATTCGCAGACTTAAGATCAAGAGACGCATTCGTAAGAATGTATCAGGTACATCAGAAAGGCCAAGATTATCAGTATTCAAAAGTAATTCTTCTATTTATGTACAGCTTATTGATGATGTTAAAGCTGAAACTTTAGCCTTTGCTTCATCAAAAGAGATTACTTCAGATAAGAAGTCTGTAAATATCGGTTTATCAACAGAAGTTGGTAAATTGATAGCAACCAAAGCCATAGATAAAGGGATAAGTGAAGTAGTATTTGATAGAAATGGTTCTCTTTATCATGGAAAGGTGAAAGCTTTAGCTGAAGGTGCAAGAGAAGGTGGTCTTAAATTCTAA
- the rpsE gene encoding 30S ribosomal protein S5, whose amino-acid sequence MSKQGNIRKLKASDIELSEKVVAIKRVAKVVKGGRRFSFSAIVVVGNGDGVVGYGLGKANEVTDAITKGIDDAKKNLIKVPILKGTIPHEMLGKFGGGLVLLKPASPGTGVIAGGAMRAVLESAGVHDVLAKSKGSSNPHNVVKATFDALLKMRDPYAVAQQRGVKLEKVFNG is encoded by the coding sequence ATGTCCAAGCAAGGAAATATAAGGAAATTAAAAGCAAGTGATATAGAGCTTTCAGAGAAGGTTGTAGCTATCAAAAGAGTTGCTAAGGTTGTAAAGGGTGGTAGAAGATTCAGTTTTTCAGCAATTGTTGTAGTTGGAAACGGAGATGGTGTAGTTGGTTACGGTCTTGGTAAAGCGAATGAGGTTACAGATGCGATCACTAAAGGCATTGATGATGCTAAGAAAAATCTTATAAAAGTACCTATATTAAAAGGAACTATTCCTCATGAGATGCTAGGAAAATTTGGTGGAGGACTTGTTCTTTTGAAGCCTGCTTCTCCTGGTACTGGAGTAATTGCTGGTGGTGCTATGAGGGCGGTATTAGAGTCAGCAGGTGTACATGATGTGTTGGCTAAGTCTAAAGGATCATCAAACCCACACAACGTAGTTAAAGCAACTTTCGATGCTCTATTAAAAATGAGAGATCCATATGCAGTTGCTCAACAAAGAGGTGTGAAACTTGAAAAAGTGTTTAACGGCTAA
- the rpmD gene encoding 50S ribosomal protein L30, translating to MAKVKITQIRSAIGKPKRQKLVITSLGLGKINKSREIELNPQIEGMISKVSHLVKVEEI from the coding sequence ATGGCTAAAGTTAAAATTACACAAATAAGAAGTGCTATTGGCAAGCCTAAAAGGCAAAAATTAGTAATCACTTCTCTGGGACTTGGTAAAATTAACAAATCAAGGGAGATTGAGTTAAATCCTCAAATAGAAGGAATGATCTCAAAAGTAAGTCATTTAGTAAAAGTAGAGGAGATATAA
- the rplO gene encoding 50S ribosomal protein L15, with protein sequence MKLHNLKPAKGSVRSRKRIARGQGSGMGGTSTRGHKGAKSRSGYSQKEGFEGGQMPLQRRVPKFGFTNPNRVEYKPVNVESLQEIAEKNNISTFAVSDFHKYGLASKKDRVKILNRGELSVKLEVEAHAFSNSAKEKIENAGGKAIII encoded by the coding sequence ATGAAACTTCATAATTTGAAGCCTGCAAAAGGTTCTGTAAGAAGTAGAAAAAGAATTGCAAGAGGCCAAGGCTCAGGTATGGGTGGTACTAGTACTAGAGGTCACAAAGGTGCTAAATCCAGATCTGGTTATAGTCAGAAAGAAGGTTTTGAAGGTGGGCAAATGCCTCTTCAAAGAAGGGTTCCTAAGTTCGGATTTACCAATCCAAACAGGGTAGAATATAAACCAGTTAATGTTGAATCACTTCAAGAAATTGCGGAAAAGAATAATATTTCTACTTTTGCAGTTTCAGATTTCCATAAATATGGTTTAGCTTCTAAAAAAGACAGAGTAAAAATCTTGAATAGAGGTGAGTTATCTGTAAAATTAGAAGTTGAAGCACATGCTTTTTCAAATTCTGCTAAAGAAAAAATAGAAAACGCAGGAGGAAAGGCAATTATAATTTAA
- the secY gene encoding preprotein translocase subunit SecY — translation MKRFFKTLQNIFSIEELRTRIFYTIGFLIVFRLGSFIVLPGVDPEQLNQTSNSFFGMINTFLGGAFNRASIFALGIMPYISASIVIQLLSVAVPYFQKMQKEGESGRKKINQITRVLTIVITIAQASTYIAATIPAEAILIDNTFFLVSSMFILTAGTVFCMWLGERITEKGIGNGISMLIMIGIISSFPLAIVQEIGEKGTSGLLLLVLEFLALFFIVMSVVLLTTAVRRIPVQYARQVVGGSKKQLGKGQRSYIPLKVNTANVMPIIFAQSLMFLPSLVASAWADQNDTARYIAQTFATFTSLEYNITFAILIILFTFFYTAITINPKQMADDMKRNNAFIPGVKPGDPTADYISAVIDKITLPGALFLAIVAVLPAFANAAGISINFAQFYGGTSLIIMVGVILDTLQQIESYLLMRHYEGMMKSGKLKGRSQNVPAVSNDIL, via the coding sequence ATGAAAAGGTTCTTTAAGACATTACAAAATATCTTTTCGATCGAGGAGCTTAGAACAAGGATTTTTTATACTATTGGATTCCTGATAGTATTTAGATTAGGTTCATTTATAGTTCTTCCTGGTGTAGACCCAGAGCAGTTGAATCAGACTTCCAATAGTTTTTTTGGAATGATCAACACCTTCTTAGGTGGTGCTTTTAATAGAGCATCAATATTTGCTCTAGGTATTATGCCATATATTTCTGCTTCTATTGTTATTCAGCTTCTTTCAGTTGCAGTTCCGTATTTTCAGAAAATGCAGAAAGAAGGAGAATCAGGAAGAAAGAAAATTAATCAGATTACTAGAGTGCTTACAATTGTAATTACAATTGCTCAAGCTTCTACTTATATTGCAGCTACTATTCCAGCTGAGGCAATATTAATTGATAATACATTTTTCCTTGTTTCATCAATGTTTATCTTAACAGCAGGTACAGTATTCTGTATGTGGTTAGGAGAAAGGATAACGGAGAAAGGAATAGGAAATGGTATATCAATGCTGATAATGATCGGAATTATATCAAGTTTTCCACTTGCCATTGTTCAGGAGATTGGTGAAAAAGGAACAAGTGGTTTATTATTACTAGTCTTAGAGTTTCTTGCCCTTTTCTTTATAGTAATGAGTGTAGTGTTACTAACTACTGCAGTAAGAAGAATTCCAGTTCAATATGCAAGACAAGTAGTTGGTGGATCTAAAAAGCAGTTAGGTAAGGGACAAAGGTCGTATATACCATTAAAGGTAAATACCGCCAATGTAATGCCTATCATTTTTGCTCAATCATTGATGTTTTTACCATCTTTAGTTGCATCTGCATGGGCAGACCAGAATGATACGGCAAGATATATAGCTCAAACCTTTGCTACTTTCACATCACTCGAATACAATATTACTTTCGCGATATTAATTATCTTGTTCACATTTTTCTACACAGCCATTACAATTAATCCAAAGCAAATGGCTGATGATATGAAGAGGAACAATGCATTCATTCCTGGTGTTAAGCCAGGAGATCCTACAGCAGATTATATAAGTGCTGTTATAGATAAAATTACACTTCCAGGAGCTTTATTCTTAGCCATTGTAGCAGTTTTACCTGCATTTGCTAATGCAGCTGGGATAAGTATTAACTTCGCTCAGTTTTATGGAGGTACTTCACTAATTATTATGGTAGGTGTAATTTTGGATACTTTACAGCAAATTGAGAGTTACCTGTTAATGAGACATTACGAAGGTATGATGAAATCAGGTAAACTTAAAGGTAGATCACAAAACGTTCCAGCTGTTTCAAATGATATATTATAA
- the map gene encoding type I methionyl aminopeptidase → MIYYKTLAEIKAIKESAQILGKAHGEVAKHVKPGISTKDLDKVAEEYIKDNNSTPSFLGYNGFPASLCISVNEVVVHGIPGEYVLKEGDIISIDCGVNHNGFHADSAYTYSVGNIDTKTQELLEVTKDSLYKGINAMTSGGRIGDISFAIQSYAEKHGFSIVRELVGHGVGKKLHEKPDVPNFGKRGRGPKLENGLVIAIEPMINLGTKSIVQERDGWTIRTRDKKPSAHYEHTVAFVDGKPEILTTFEYIENVLATQYA, encoded by the coding sequence ATGATATATTATAAGACTTTAGCAGAAATAAAAGCAATAAAGGAAAGTGCTCAAATACTTGGCAAAGCTCATGGAGAGGTAGCTAAGCATGTAAAGCCTGGAATTTCAACTAAAGACTTAGACAAGGTAGCTGAGGAATATATTAAAGATAATAATTCGACGCCTTCATTTTTAGGTTATAATGGTTTTCCTGCCTCATTATGTATCTCAGTTAATGAAGTTGTTGTTCATGGAATACCAGGGGAATATGTGTTGAAGGAAGGAGATATAATCTCAATAGATTGCGGAGTAAATCATAACGGGTTTCATGCAGATAGCGCTTATACTTATAGTGTAGGTAATATCGATACTAAAACTCAGGAGCTATTAGAAGTTACAAAAGACTCTTTGTATAAAGGTATAAATGCAATGACTTCTGGTGGTAGAATAGGAGATATAAGTTTTGCTATTCAAAGTTATGCTGAGAAACATGGTTTTTCAATCGTAAGAGAACTAGTTGGACATGGTGTTGGTAAGAAGTTACATGAAAAACCTGATGTTCCAAATTTCGGGAAGAGAGGAAGAGGTCCCAAACTTGAAAATGGGTTAGTAATAGCAATAGAACCTATGATCAACCTTGGTACAAAAAGTATAGTTCAAGAAAGAGATGGATGGACTATTAGAACCCGGGATAAAAAACCGTCAGCACATTATGAGCATACTGTTGCTTTTGTTGATGGAAAACCTGAAATATTAACGACTTTTGAATATATAGAAAACGTATTAGCGACTCAATATGCCTAA
- the infA gene encoding translation initiation factor IF-1 has translation MPKQDNIELDGTIVEALSNARFRVKLENGHTILAHISGKMRMNYIRILPGDKVKLEMTPYDLTKGRIVYRYK, from the coding sequence ATGCCTAAACAAGATAATATAGAACTTGATGGTACAATAGTAGAAGCTTTATCTAATGCAAGATTTCGAGTTAAACTTGAAAATGGGCATACAATACTAGCTCATATTTCTGGGAAAATGCGAATGAACTATATAAGGATTTTACCAGGTGATAAGGTTAAGTTAGAAATGACACCTTATGATCTTACCAAAGGAAGAATTGTTTACAGATATAAATAA
- the ykgO gene encoding type B 50S ribosomal protein L36 yields the protein MKVRASIKKRSSDCKVIRRKGKLYVINKKNPRFKQRQG from the coding sequence ATGAAGGTTAGAGCATCCATAAAAAAAAGAAGTTCTGATTGTAAAGTGATCAGAAGAAAAGGAAAGCTGTATGTTATAAACAAAAAAAACCCTAGGTTTAAGCAAAGACAGGGATAA
- the rpsM gene encoding 30S ribosomal protein S13, translating into MARISGVDIPDNKRGVIALTYIFGIGDSSAKSILERAGIAEDKKVNDWTDDESSKVRDLINNEFKIEGELKSEIQLNIKRLMDIGCYRGLRHRRGLPVRGQRTKNNSRTRKGRRKTVANKKKATK; encoded by the coding sequence ATGGCACGTATTTCTGGAGTTGATATTCCTGATAATAAGAGAGGAGTTATAGCACTTACCTATATATTTGGTATTGGTGATTCATCTGCCAAGTCAATCTTGGAGAGAGCAGGCATAGCAGAAGATAAGAAAGTTAATGATTGGACTGATGATGAGTCTAGCAAAGTAAGGGATCTCATTAACAATGAATTCAAGATAGAAGGTGAGCTAAAATCTGAAATTCAACTTAATATTAAAAGGTTAATGGATATTGGTTGCTATAGAGGATTAAGACACAGAAGAGGTTTACCGGTTAGAGGGCAAAGAACTAAAAATAACTCTAGAACCAGAAAAGGTAGAAGAAAAACTGTTGCTAATAAGAAAAAGGCTACTAAGTAA
- the rpsK gene encoding 30S ribosomal protein S11, whose product MAQKRKDKAKKRVVVVESLGEAHIRASFNNIIISITNKEGQVISWSSAGKMGFRGSKKNTPYAAQMAAQDCSKVAYDLGLRKVEVFVKGPGAGRESAIRTIQNSGIEVTTIKDVTPLPHNGCRPPKRRRV is encoded by the coding sequence ATGGCTCAGAAAAGAAAAGATAAAGCAAAGAAAAGAGTAGTAGTAGTAGAATCTTTAGGTGAGGCGCACATAAGAGCATCATTTAACAACATTATTATCTCTATTACTAATAAAGAAGGACAGGTTATTTCATGGTCTTCTGCTGGTAAAATGGGATTTAGAGGATCTAAGAAAAATACTCCTTATGCAGCTCAAATGGCTGCTCAGGATTGCTCTAAAGTAGCGTATGATCTTGGATTAAGAAAAGTAGAGGTATTTGTTAAAGGACCTGGTGCTGGTAGAGAATCTGCTATTAGAACTATCCAGAATTCAGGAATTGAAGTAACTACTATTAAGGATGTGACTCCACTTCCACATAATGGTTGCAGACCTCCAAAAAGAAGAAGAGTATAA
- the rpsD gene encoding 30S ribosomal protein S4: MARYIGPKSKIARKFNDPIFGPCKELKKKPYPPGQHGKGRRRKKSEYAVQLAEKQKAKNTYGLLEKQFRNVFERAARKQGITGTNLLQYLEARLDNTVYRLGIAPTRAAARQLVSHKHITVNGDLVNIPSFTVKPGDIVSVKLKSQSLPVIKESVSGRQISKYSWLEWDATRLAGKFLSLPEREEIPENIKEQLIVELYSK, encoded by the coding sequence ATGGCTAGATATATTGGTCCTAAATCAAAAATTGCGAGAAAGTTTAATGACCCAATTTTTGGTCCTTGTAAAGAGCTGAAGAAGAAACCTTATCCTCCTGGACAACACGGGAAAGGTAGAAGAAGAAAGAAATCTGAATATGCAGTTCAGCTAGCAGAAAAACAAAAAGCAAAAAATACATATGGATTGCTTGAAAAGCAATTTAGAAATGTATTTGAGAGAGCAGCAAGAAAACAAGGTATCACTGGTACTAACTTGCTACAATACTTAGAAGCTAGATTAGATAATACTGTATATCGTTTAGGAATTGCTCCTACAAGAGCTGCAGCTCGTCAATTAGTTTCTCACAAACATATAACTGTTAATGGTGATCTTGTAAATATTCCTTCATTTACAGTAAAACCAGGTGACATTGTTAGTGTGAAATTAAAATCACAGTCTTTACCAGTAATCAAAGAAAGTGTTTCTGGAAGACAAATTTCAAAATATAGCTGGTTAGAATGGGATGCTACAAGACTTGCTGGTAAATTTTTAAGTTTGCCAGAAAGAGAGGAAATTCCAGAAAACATAAAAGAACAGCTAATTGTCGAATTATATTCTAAGTAA